One Triplophysa dalaica isolate WHDGS20190420 chromosome 11, ASM1584641v1, whole genome shotgun sequence genomic window carries:
- the six4a gene encoding homeobox protein SIX4a, translated as MSVSCSEVTVAGDIKQENVKCTEPLGQEQVKLLSLDSPASTVMLLGQQQPSPSDRKMPSMDSLTAHCSPTAAPTSLAFSPEQVACVCEALQQGGNVDRLARFLWSLPQSDLLRGNESILRAQALVAFHQARYQELYSILESHSFNPSCHSVLQDLWYKARYTEAEKARGRPLGAVDKYRLRRKYPLPRTIWDGEETVYCFKERSRNALKDLYKQNRYPSPAEKRNLAKITGLSLTQVSNWFKNRRQRDRNPSEAQCKSESDGNHSTEDESSKGQESLSPCPMLTCADGTMGNASVPLCSGALEAGVIIQQVGDSRNSISPPAVIFNGVSVNTPTSIYHNGTPAFLSSTGHLLFSGMNVGLQPLACRSAAGVEMNSAEQDKGETLLSGATDAASSYPSFHCSVNGMETEVKVENVSPDVSARDRDASISLAYSAAVSDGTLQLDGYSMGVVSDKLVIPPLRLPSSPSSVTQGDGTLSSSALTSLCHLQEHDRLRLTSLEPSPALYDLAAAHMLSAVKKEPLESAEGYIYHPVLHLEQTGHLGYTNTPDPTHNSATSLNTTVTTTQQGYTTLTVSTPLLTQTDITGEFRGHLTSSLNGDFLYADSEREKVTGEMVGVMEEEGEKQLTKLKTVHIEEEMNDL; from the exons atgtctgtTTCCTGTAGTGAAGTGACAGTGGCAGGCGACATCAAACAGGAAAATGTGAAGTGCACGGAACCTCTTGGTCAGGAGCAAGTCAAACTCCTGAGTCTAGACTCTCCGGCGTCCACTGTGATGCTTTTGGGGCAGCAGCAGCCCTCTCCATCGGATCGCAAGATGCCCAGTATGGACTCTTTGACCGCGCACTGTTCACCCACAGCTGCTCCTACCTCTTTGGCTTTCTCACCGGAGCAGGTTGCTTGTGTCTGTGAGGCGCTTCAGCAAGGAGGCAACGTGGATCGGCTCGCCCGGTTTCTGTGGTCTCTACCCCAGAGCGACTTACTGCGCGGTAACGAGAGTATCCTCCGCGCACAGGCGCTGGTGGCTTTCCATCAGGCGCGCTACCAAGAGCTTTACAGTATCTTGGAGAGCCACAGCTTCAACCCTTCGTGCCACTCTGTCCTGCAGGATTTATGGTACAAAGCCCGGTACACAGAGGCGGAGAAGGCCCGCGGTAGACCGCTGGGCGCAGTGGATAAATATCGCCTGCGACGGAAGTATCCCCTGCCCCGGACCATCTGGGATGGAGAGGAGACGGTGTACTGCTTCAAAGAGCGCTCCAGGAACGCGCTGAAGGACCTGTATAAGCAGAACCGGTACCCGTCCCCAGCCGAGAAGAGGAATCTGGCCAAGATCACGGGACTTTCCCTGACACAGGTCAGCAACTGGTTCAAAAACAGGaggcagagagacagaaacCCCTCCGAGGCGCAGTGCAAGAG TGAGTCAGATGGAAATCATAGTACAGAGGATGAGAGCAGTAAAGGTCAGGAGTCTTTGTCCCCGTGTCCGATGTTGACCTGTGCCGATGGGACCATGGGTAATGCATCAGTGCCTCTCTGCTCTGGAGCTCTGGAGGCCGGGGTCATCATCCAGCAGGTTGGAGACAGCAGGAACTCCATCTCCCCACCTGCTGTCATCTTTAACGGAGTCTCTGTGAACACACCCACCTCCATTTACCACAACGGCACCCCGGCCTTCCTGTCTTCCACAGGACATTTGCTCTTCAGTGGCATGAATGTTGGACTCCAGCCTCTGGCTTGCAGGTCTGCTGCAGGTGTGGAGATGAACAGTGCAGAGCAGGATAAAGGAGAAACTTTGTTGTCAGGGGCGACAGATGCTGCTTCGTCATACCCCTCATTTCACTGCAGCGTAAATGGGATGGAAACAGAGGTGAAAGTGGAGAATGTGAGCCCGGACGTTTCAGCACGGGATAGGGATGCATCGATTAGCTTGGCGTATAGTGCTGCGGTGTCTGATGGAACTTTGCAGCTCGACGGTTACAGCATGGGGGTGGTTTCAGATAAGCTGGTAATTCCTCCTTTGCGACTACCATCGTCTCCATCATCAGTTACACAAG GTGATGGCACTCTCAGCTCTTCAGCTTTAACATCTCTGTGCCACCTCCAGGAGCACGATAGGCTGCGACTGACCTCACTCGAGCCCAGCCCAGCACTCTACGACCTGGCTGCCGCACACATGCTGTCCGCTGTAAAGAAGGAACCGCTGGAGAGTGCTGAAGGGTACATTTATCATCCCGTGCTTCACCTGGAGCAGACTGGTCACCTGGGATACACGAACACCCCTGACCCCACCCACAATTCCGCAACCTCACTTAATACCACTGTGACAACGACCCAGCAAGGGTACACCACTCTCACAGTGAGCACACCCTTACTCACCCAAACAGACATTACCGGTGAGTTCAGAGGTCATTTGACCTCGAGCCTAAATGGAGACTTCCTGTATGCGGATTCAGAGAGGGAGAAGGTCACAGGCGAGATGGTAGGAGTAATGGAGGAAGAAGGGGAAAAACAACtgactaaattaaaaacagtTCATATAGAAGAAGAGATGAATGACCTATGA
- the six1a gene encoding homeobox protein six1a isoform X1 — protein sequence MQNAQRNRLEIFYNKFSEFMEQVACVCEVLQQGGNLERLGRFLWSLPACDHLHKNESVLKAKAVVAFHRGNFRDLYKILESHQFSAHNHPKLQQLWLKAHYVEAEKLRGRPLGAVGKYRVRRKFPLPRTIWDGEETSYCFKEKSRGVLREWYTHNPYPSPREKRELSDATGLTTTQVSNWFKNRRQRDRAAEAKERENSENNGIGGNKNQRSPLDGVKSLMSSSEDEFSPPQSPEHNSVLLLQGNMSNTGPNPYPMPGLGAQHPIHSMQGHPHQIQDSLLGSLTSSLVDLGS from the exons ATGCAAAATGCGCAAAGAAATCGCCTGgagattttttacaataaattttCTGAATTTATG GAGCAGGTCGCATGCGTCTGCGAGGTGCTGCAGCAGGGTGGGAATCTGGAGAGGCTCGGACGTTTCCTCTGGTCCCTGCCAGCCTGCGACCACCTCCACAAGAACGAATCCGTACTTAAAGCGAAGGCCGTGGTTGCCTTCCACCGGGGAAACTTCCGTGATCTCTACAAGATTCTCGAGAGCCACCAGTTCTCCGCACATAACCATCCTAAACTTCAGCAGCTGTGGCTTAAGGCGCACTATGTGGAGGCGGAAAAGTTGCGAGGCCGCCCGCTCGGAGCTGTGGGGAAATACCGTGTGCGCAGGAAATTTCCTTTACCCCGTACGATCTGGGACGGCGAGGAGACCAGTTACTGCTTCAAAGAGAAGTCTCGGGGCGTGCTGCGTGAATGGTATACTCACAATCCCTATCCATCTCCACGGGAGAAGAGGGAGCTCTCGGATGCAACGGGATTGACCACCACACAAGTCAGCAACTGGTTTAAAAACAGGAGGCAAAGAGACCGAGCAGCCGAGGCGAAAGAGAG AGAAAACAGTGAGAACAACGGCATTGGTGGTAATAAGAACCAGCGGTCCCCGCTCGACGGAGTAAAGTCGCTCATGTCCAGCTCGGAGGATGAGTTTTCTCCGCCGCAAAGCCCCGAGCACAACTCCGTTCTTCTGCTGCAGGGGAACATGAGCAATACTGGGCCTAATCCATACCCAATGCCCGGCCTCGGAGCACAGCATCCGATACACAGTATGCAAGGACATCCGCACCAGATCCAGGATTCGCTATTGGGATCTCTGACATCCAGCCTTGTGGATTTAGGATCCTAG
- the six1a gene encoding homeobox protein six1a isoform X2, whose translation MSILPSFGFTQEQVACVCEVLQQGGNLERLGRFLWSLPACDHLHKNESVLKAKAVVAFHRGNFRDLYKILESHQFSAHNHPKLQQLWLKAHYVEAEKLRGRPLGAVGKYRVRRKFPLPRTIWDGEETSYCFKEKSRGVLREWYTHNPYPSPREKRELSDATGLTTTQVSNWFKNRRQRDRAAEAKERENSENNGIGGNKNQRSPLDGVKSLMSSSEDEFSPPQSPEHNSVLLLQGNMSNTGPNPYPMPGLGAQHPIHSMQGHPHQIQDSLLGSLTSSLVDLGS comes from the exons ATGTCAATCTTGCCCTCCTTTGGCTTTACGCAGGAGCAGGTCGCATGCGTCTGCGAGGTGCTGCAGCAGGGTGGGAATCTGGAGAGGCTCGGACGTTTCCTCTGGTCCCTGCCAGCCTGCGACCACCTCCACAAGAACGAATCCGTACTTAAAGCGAAGGCCGTGGTTGCCTTCCACCGGGGAAACTTCCGTGATCTCTACAAGATTCTCGAGAGCCACCAGTTCTCCGCACATAACCATCCTAAACTTCAGCAGCTGTGGCTTAAGGCGCACTATGTGGAGGCGGAAAAGTTGCGAGGCCGCCCGCTCGGAGCTGTGGGGAAATACCGTGTGCGCAGGAAATTTCCTTTACCCCGTACGATCTGGGACGGCGAGGAGACCAGTTACTGCTTCAAAGAGAAGTCTCGGGGCGTGCTGCGTGAATGGTATACTCACAATCCCTATCCATCTCCACGGGAGAAGAGGGAGCTCTCGGATGCAACGGGATTGACCACCACACAAGTCAGCAACTGGTTTAAAAACAGGAGGCAAAGAGACCGAGCAGCCGAGGCGAAAGAGAG AGAAAACAGTGAGAACAACGGCATTGGTGGTAATAAGAACCAGCGGTCCCCGCTCGACGGAGTAAAGTCGCTCATGTCCAGCTCGGAGGATGAGTTTTCTCCGCCGCAAAGCCCCGAGCACAACTCCGTTCTTCTGCTGCAGGGGAACATGAGCAATACTGGGCCTAATCCATACCCAATGCCCGGCCTCGGAGCACAGCATCCGATACACAGTATGCAAGGACATCCGCACCAGATCCAGGATTCGCTATTGGGATCTCTGACATCCAGCCTTGTGGATTTAGGATCCTAG
- the six6a gene encoding homeobox protein SIX6a isoform X2 produces MFQLPILNFSPQQVAGVCETLEESGDVERLGRFLWSLPVAPSACEVLGKNESVLRARAVVAFHAGNFRELYHILENHKFNKDSHAKLQALWLEAHYQEAEKLRGRPLGPVDKYRVRKKFPLPRTIWDGEQKTHCFKERTRHLLREWYLQDPYPNPNKKRELAQATGLTPTQVGNWFKNRRQRDRAAAAKNRLQQQVLSGVSIRSLGDDDTTGDRLEPASSPEVSLSSKAAPSAISITSSDSECDI; encoded by the exons ATGTTCCAGCTGCCTATTCTGAATTTCAGCCCCCAGCAGGTCGCGGGGGTCTGCGAGACGCTAGAGGAAAGCGGCGACGTGGAGAGGCTCGGGCGCTTCCTCTGGTCGCTCCCGGTGGCGCCGTCCGCCTGTGAAGTCCTCGGGAAGAACGAGTCAGTCCTGCGCGCGCGCGCTGTCGTGGCCTTTCACGCGGGCAACTTCCGTGAGCTCTACCACATATTAGAAAACCACAAATTTAACAAAGACTCACACGCGAAGCTGCAAGCTTTGTGGCTCGAGGCGCATTACCAGGAAGCCGAGAAACTCCGCGGACGTCCGTTAGGACCCGTGGACAAGTATCGTGTCCGAAAGAAGTTTCCACTGCCTAGGACGATATGGGACGGCGAGCAAAAAACCCACTGTTTTAAGGAGAGGACACGGCATCTGTTGAGAGAGTGGTACCTGCAGGACCCTTACCCGAACCCCAACAAAAAGAGAGAGCTGGCGCAAGCGACTGGACTCACACCCACACAAGTgggcaattggtttaaaaatcGGAGGCAGAGAGACCGGGCGGCGGCGGCCAAGAACAG GCTACAGCAGCAGGTTCTGTCTGGTGTCTCGATCAGATCGCTGGGGGACGATGACACCACAGGAGACCGACTGGAACCCGCCTCAAGCCCAGAGGTCAGTCTCTCGAGCAAGGCCGCCCCCTCCGCCATCTCTATCACCTCCAGCGACAGCGAATGTGACATCTAA
- the six6a gene encoding homeobox protein SIX6a isoform X1 — MKSTRPFCCSETLNKKKGETDEQQHRAAGAKKSEIRVRKDRQVSMFQLPILNFSPQQVAGVCETLEESGDVERLGRFLWSLPVAPSACEVLGKNESVLRARAVVAFHAGNFRELYHILENHKFNKDSHAKLQALWLEAHYQEAEKLRGRPLGPVDKYRVRKKFPLPRTIWDGEQKTHCFKERTRHLLREWYLQDPYPNPNKKRELAQATGLTPTQVGNWFKNRRQRDRAAAAKNRLQQQVLSGVSIRSLGDDDTTGDRLEPASSPEVSLSSKAAPSAISITSSDSECDI; from the exons AGACACTAAACAAAAAGAAGGGCGAGACAGACGAGCAGCAACACCGAGCGGCAGGAGCGAAGAAGAGCGAGATTAGAGTCCGGAAGGATAGACAAGTCTCCATGTTCCAGCTGCCTATTCTGAATTTCAGCCCCCAGCAGGTCGCGGGGGTCTGCGAGACGCTAGAGGAAAGCGGCGACGTGGAGAGGCTCGGGCGCTTCCTCTGGTCGCTCCCGGTGGCGCCGTCCGCCTGTGAAGTCCTCGGGAAGAACGAGTCAGTCCTGCGCGCGCGCGCTGTCGTGGCCTTTCACGCGGGCAACTTCCGTGAGCTCTACCACATATTAGAAAACCACAAATTTAACAAAGACTCACACGCGAAGCTGCAAGCTTTGTGGCTCGAGGCGCATTACCAGGAAGCCGAGAAACTCCGCGGACGTCCGTTAGGACCCGTGGACAAGTATCGTGTCCGAAAGAAGTTTCCACTGCCTAGGACGATATGGGACGGCGAGCAAAAAACCCACTGTTTTAAGGAGAGGACACGGCATCTGTTGAGAGAGTGGTACCTGCAGGACCCTTACCCGAACCCCAACAAAAAGAGAGAGCTGGCGCAAGCGACTGGACTCACACCCACACAAGTgggcaattggtttaaaaatcGGAGGCAGAGAGACCGGGCGGCGGCGGCCAAGAACAG GCTACAGCAGCAGGTTCTGTCTGGTGTCTCGATCAGATCGCTGGGGGACGATGACACCACAGGAGACCGACTGGAACCCGCCTCAAGCCCAGAGGTCAGTCTCTCGAGCAAGGCCGCCCCCTCCGCCATCTCTATCACCTCCAGCGACAGCGAATGTGACATCTAA